cacgAATTGCCTAATAAAAGAACAtctaattatagtttttatcatTAGTTTGAAAGTCCTAAATCCAGAAACGATGCAGCAATAATAAatggtcatttatttaattggtttttatatttttactgaattcgAAAACTAAATGTATATGTTCAAAGCTATGTAAGCTCAATGATTTACAGTGACggcatttttaacaaaaataaaaataaaatctctttgGCCAcgaatgttctttattttaacgaatggaagattcaaaatcaatttttttaaaatatagacaataattgttattttttaggtAGTTAAACTGATAATACAATGTATTCTgagtttatttaagaaaacacccaaagaaatgcaaaagttttttccaatgaggtgtgaaactgaaaaaaaagttttcattttcattttgttaaatgattttgaGATATATTAAGTTATAACAGACGTGTTTATTTGTCTCGATCTTTGGGAGCAGtcacatttcaataaatataggtgcattttaaattaaattaaatattaatactaatgtGTTGAAGCATTTTAacccaaaaaaagaaattaaaaatgcaaaatttgcaaaTCCAGAATGATACTTTCATTGATTTATGTATATTTGCCGTAGTTAAAAAGTATGCAAACTTTACTTCCGACTGCTTAGGTActttctaaaatacaaaattgtgttccgaaaaaaaattacaagcacAAGCAAAACAATACAAtcgaattaatttaataaagacatAAGCTATCTCCaggtttaaacttttattattcatgAAATGTGTGAACACAATACAAAACTGTCTCTTTGAATTCTAAATCTAGAACATTTTTCTGAAcctattcagtttaaaaaaaacctagaaaataaaaatacaattagttgtgtaatatttcttattttttatctaaaagctaataaaatgcagttcaaaaatgtattatttcaaaatggttCGCATAGAGAATCTGTGAATATTTGTCTTTTGTAGCTTCAAAAACATGGGCACTTTACCATCCTTGTTAATAGTAACGAATGTGACCAATCACAAGTAAAGCAATACAAtcgaattaatttaataaagacgCAAGCGATCTCCaggtttaaacttttattattcatgAAATGCGTGAACACAATACAAAACTGTCTCTTTGAATTCTAAATCTAGAACATTTTTCTGAAcctattcagtttaaaaaacctagaaaataaaaatgcaattaattgtgtaatatttcttattttttatcttaaagcTAATAAAACGCAgttcaaaatgtattatttcaaaatagttcgCATGGAGAATCTGTGCATATTTGTCCTTTGTAGCTTCAAAATCATGGGCATTTTACCATTCTTGTTAATAGTAACGATTGTGACCAATCACAAGGCAAACAGCATAGTGAGCATTTTGCTATCGATAAATATTGATCTAGGCTTTTTCTTGTTGCATCTAGGcactatattatttataaataatcttaaatatctaggtataaagtaatttatttgtacACACGAAAAGTAATAAGAAGTAATcttatttttgttgctttaatGATATCTTTAAACTGcggtaatattaatttttttatgaaactaaaaaagtattaattttacgaAGTACTAGTACCAATTTTACTTTACCTAACgagattttaattcattaattttaaaaatagcatggataatacataattaaaacgaaatttaaactttactattTTACAGGCTCATAttgttttgcaattatttaactgaatgttttgtaaattgatagaaaagtatacaaatgaaataaattgaagcagaaaaaaataaatattcagattTTCACCAGCTTCATATGCCACTAAATTTTAGACATAGACAATAGTTTGCACAATATATatccaaagaaaattaagtaaaaaaaatttaacaattgaattgctataacgtttttttaatcaattggaACGCACCGTGTTTGATTGAAAGGACAAGGCTTGGCATGCTCTTCAGGTTCAATAATGCTATTCTAATGTCTTCTTTCACTCGCAGTGCTGATAAGTACAGATTTCTGTTCTCAAATATATCTCGTAATAAGATATACCGAACATTTTCTATGGATTTAAGTCACGACTAAGTGGGGAGTAATGGAAGACTGTAGgaattttagctttaaatcattatattatGGAGTAGATTTATATGCGCTGGCATTGCCTTGTTGGAAAACCTATACATCAGCCGCGTTTAATAGATATctgaaagaaagtaaataacttCCTCTTGTATTTTGATAGCCAACTGATTAGCTCTGATATAGCTATTGTTGCAAGTTGATATAGCTATTGAATGCAAAGGAACCCTAGAGCATAAGCAAAGCTCCAGCCTGTTGACCATTAAAAACATCGTGTCGGATCTTTCTTATATTATGCCATTAATAACTATTGGCGTCTGGATTATCCTAATTGCACTGTTTTTCTTCCATCGCCGAATAGAACATCAATCCATTTATAGCTATATGACAAGTATTTAAGGGGCAAATTTAGTCTCGCGTGTATATGATGTAGTTAAAGACAAAAAATCCGGGTCATCTTACTGTATCCGGTTCTATGAGTTTGCTTACAAATGATATAACAGTATAGACAAATTACAAATGATATAACAATATGGTTCATTTGATTCTTAATGTGCTTCGTTGAGCAATTTTGGTCAAAtctgatattgaattttattgaattattaatttaagaattgaaGTAAATTTCTCTAATACAGCGAATCAGTATTTGTGACGGATGAAACAGTGCAAGCCATATCAAAAGCCGAAAGGTGTCAGAAAAAAGATCATGTGTCAATTTGGTAGTAATATAAGATTGTTGTGTATTTTGAGCTGTTTCCAAACAGCCGAACGATGAACTCAGAGATTTACTGCCAGCAACTTGCATAATAAAAGGAatcaatcaaagaaaaaaaggacaGACCTGGTCTATCACAAAGGAATCATATTCTATCTCCACAATGCAATGCCTCACACATCTTTAGCAATAAGTACAAAATTATTGGAACCTGGTTAGAAAATGATTTAACCCCACACATATAGTCAGACCTTGTACCAttcaattatcatttatttcaaaattcacaagactttttaaatggcaaaatttcattaataatgatGAGCTCAAATCTCAACTGATAAGAACAGCGGTTCTATGAGCAATGAATCATGAAGTTGCCAGAAAAATGACGAAAGGTTATGGGACAGAATGGaacatatttgattaattaaagttcattttttgtacagaaaaatctatttttatttgaaactaaaaaccgaaattacttttttgccaACCCAATATTTATTTCCGGCTAAGTAATGTGAAATGCCTCATACACTTGGTAGATATTAAAAGTGTGATTttcatgcttgaaaaaaaatagataaaccAGGACCAGAAAATTTTGAGTAGATTACAGTTGCTATTTATAATCAGAAATATCAAGAATACAGTTGTAGATATAGGTCATGTTATttggataaaaatgaaatacagtgTAGACTATTTGTTTGCTAACgtcaatgttttattaaattcgaaaagttgtaatttttttgtccagtgattttattttgctgtttcTAATCGcttgaagatttattttatgtatgttcaaaatctgaaaatgcatctttaaactataaatttagaactataattaaaactataattaataactataattgaAGCGTGTTACACATATCGTTTAAAACATGTCTagtcttcttatttttaaaatggtgtaacTGAAAAAGGTTGGGAACTTTTAAGCGAAACAGGGGTACAAAAGGCTAAGCTAAAAGCTTAATTAAAGGCTAAAGTTTTTGCTTGTTGCATGCAAGTGTTTCTCAGTTTTTGGCGTAAGACTAATATTTtagaagatataaattttataagtaaacttttattaaaaagtatgatttttgaCTTTGATGCTGAATATGATGGTACTTAAACCAGCTTAATGCCACTACACTGTTAGaagtttctcagaaaaaaatggttaaataacaatttattcaattgcAACTTAATTCAACTAAAATAGTAAACTAaccataaaaatatgatattcaaaCTGCTGACtgagagaaaaattgttttttgactgtttttgaCAAATACAATTAAACAGCCGAAATTTTATCCACTTATCACTTAGCTCCTTGCCTTTGGGTACATACTATAAGCTAAAAGGGCAAATTTATAGATGTCACTATCGAATCTCAGCGCTgatatcaaacatttatttcaatccTTCAGCACTTGCAGACTTTCTAGTATCATTCACTTCCAAATTGGTGACCCTAGACTACCGAAATATGAAACTATCATTCAGGCGTAAGTGGCAGCATCACAGAGCTGCATTGCACAAAAGAGCTTAGTATTTGTCAACTCTCACGATAGATGGCTAGatacaataaactattttaaacacattCCATTTGGCAAACCTCAACTCAACCACAATGTCTATTTAACTATGTCTACCTCAACTCTGTCTGCAAtgtctatttaaatttcatttttaagattttgaaaccATGGCAATTGTAGATGGTTACAAAATcgtataattttacaatttagcaatactagttgtaaacggtttcaaattCGTGAATGTAAAGAAATGCTCCCAACCgtaaacttttcaattaataaaaggaCGATTATTAATTAAGCTGCGGATCATTTTACCGTAGTTTTAGAATAAAGTTCcaacaatgtttaatttataagctATAAGAAATCAAATCTCatgtcaaaaattttcaagtaaagTGGAGTAGtacatttttatatgtaaaatacttatttttatttcttattcaggAAGTCAAAAGGGAATAGgtcatttaaaattcgaaaaactgtcaaaaatgcCAAAATAGAGATACTGTGTGTGccattattgaaatattgaataccGTGTTTTTAATGTGAAAGATACGCATATAAACTCAATGCAGAAGAGCATGCAATGCAGAAGAGtatgatcaaaatttaatattttaaatttttgctttcttctgcttaaaaattataagaaaattgaatatacttacaaatttgaagttttacgTAGAATCTTGACCAGATGTGTACCATTGGTTACAAGCATCGTACACATAATCACATGCAGGATGACGGAAGTCACTTCCTCTGCTATCTACATctgcaagtaaatattttactttagaagaaatatgtttgctttTTTGCTTGGttcttataaaaagaattatttctcaGTCTTCATATTTCTTGATGAAGATAATCAgtctatttataattacttacatCCTATGAttaatcgtttaaaaaataaaaatgaacaaatactcttacaaattagttttaaatttttttaaaattactgggttatttgttgttataataatatttcaacatacatagcacacaatgaaaaataattttctcataaaagGTTTTTATCTCTTCATTTAATACGTCGGAAGTGAAAAGTTTCCGGAATGTGCATTAGAAATCAAAGCTTCTTCactgtacactgtaaaaaattccggattgaattaaaacaaaaaaggtaCTGGTACTGTGGACTCAGCATtcgtaaagtttattttaccataaaatccccTTTTACTGTAATCTGCACTTtgaccataaattttttttcgtcatGTCTGacgcaatatttatttaattactgtgattcagtaattttcagtaaatattacagtaaaaattagatttacgtaattttttgttgtactgtaattttttacagtttagttatataaaaccatattttttttcaaataatgacaGATCACGGTTATAGAAATAGCACTTACCCATATCTCGGACAAATCTCTTTCCAAATATACTTCCGTTAAAGGGAGGTTTTCTTCCACCAGCTTCAATTGGATTGCAAGCATACATTATGAAGATCATAATAACTAACACGGTAGATGTATATTGAGAcatttgaagttttttctttcactgaaataaaatgcaattaatcatttaatttagaaaatgtttatttataatatgtaatccttatcttaaaatatttttctgaatcactgcggtaaaaataaattcattttctaaaaactttttttaaatattgttttcaccAAACAAGGCATAATTgtggatttttcaaaaaatgagtttaaattaGAGTGTTTCcgaatgtcttaaaaatattattacctattagaaacgaaaataaatatgcaGTGTTTCTTGATTCTGCACAAAGatgaaaaattctgataaaattatcgtAAGGTATGGTACTGACATTTctggtgagaaaaaaaatataattctaggaaataagacaaaaatatacggtatttgaactattcatttggtaatttttccgctcgtatggtaacggttttctgaaaattctagttttcaagattataattcttattacctcccatttagaaaaaatacaaagctgaaaaataaatttaaccgaataaatggtatttatgccaagttttaatgaatcataatatagaattaccaaattttacaacatttaccaaatttcatcacatgttatgaaattttattttattagttttatcaaaatcatcCGCAAAGTTTCGGTATAAATTATCGAGCTTCTTGGTGTTTCTATGGAGCCAGAATACGGtgaatttcaccatattctgataattttgaaCAGACCTTTTTATCCAGAGAGATAaggtttgataaaaaatatttaaaaaaaagtatttttgtaattattctaaatattgctaaaataaaaacaaaccgagaataatttatattaaggaaattgtgaaaaaatttcttaaaaaggaatgcttctattttttacttatagttttaaaatctgtccctaaataattaataacaatcgaaaattaaagtgaaaaaataatattaaatgcataaagatgcattaataagtttaatttgctgGATGAACACttcatgagaatttttttcttattttttgtcaatgtattattaaaaagaaaaaatagttcgGATTTTTTGTTGCATCTGCTAACAGTTATTGAATAgtctatgtaaaaaattatggaactaataaatttctcttcaatatttattaagatattagaaaaacattattttcttagaaaagaCCTTATGTCTTTTGTCTCTCACTATTAAGACAGTATGGGGTCAAGATCAACGAAACACGCAAGGCTATGATCGATTCATTTTACTCATGAACTTTGAATGACCAAAATAATGTGATATTCCATTAAAAGagcattgaattaaatatttttgggtcATGGTTGAAAAACATTAGCTAAGATATTGGGCATTTTTTATTGACCTTCAGAAGATATTCAAAGATAACCTTAGGTAAGTTTTCTTTAAGTAATCACgcataaaaactaaactttgcTAGtaataaactgcaaaaaattattttaattgtttacttattattttaatcgtatttatttatttcttttaaataatattgtaaaaaattattcagttagtaatattatattatatatgatttcattataattcaacaaatcttttaaaatatcatataatttggtcaaaatttgtaaacgaattttaacaGAAGCTCTTGTAATTACTCTTACtatagtgtgcaaaaaaattcttgatcaaattacggtataagtcccggcactttgggtgaatcatccgtaaaatccatttttgcagtaaaatattttgattttactgtgattattatgtaaaaagtaCGCTTCTCTTAGCATCTgtactttataccataatttcaTACAGTGTAGctaatattaatatatgattttcagaaatttcattaactgttgagttacaaaaaaaaccagtgtaaaaataatcactgctttgttttgttaattcTCATGTGAGAAAAATAACCAAAGAAAGTTCTTCAAActctttttgtttaaagaaaagtgaaaatctTCACAAAACAAGGTGTGTGGGAAATAATgttggttttaattttattttaacagtcaCAGTTTTTTTGAATGTGCTTTACATATAGTTATAGCTGATGGTTTGTCTTATTAACATTTTGAGACTGAAATAAtccttttaaaagaaacatgctaaactttttaaaattaacacacAGAGAtacaaactaaattaaaaaaatacgaattctAAAAAGGGCTATATGAAATAGACTACACtcataaatgaagtaaaaatatttgaaataaaaatatttgaaataaaaacttctgctttttggaaaatttatagcagctatttctgaaaattttgaagatttttttcttttatgctcTAAGCAAGATCCGAAAAGAAATGTGAGGATATTTTGTCCATTTTATATATCccagtattttaaaacaatatcaagagcccatatcaaaaataataatacatgaTATGGCTAATTTGTTCATTATTCTATagcagtaataaattaaattaaaaagttttctttcgatatttttttaaataataacattgttATACCGACTAGACTCacacatttaatgaaattttctatcaTATGAAGGGTATAAATCTTAAGAAACACATTTTTGGATTAATATATTTGACACGAATTTGAATAAGTTCAAACCTGCTAAAGTAGATCGCAAATTCATAGCAATctgtataaaatttatgcagctaggaaagtattaaataaactaaatt
This region of Parasteatoda tepidariorum isolate YZ-2023 chromosome X1, CAS_Ptep_4.0, whole genome shotgun sequence genomic DNA includes:
- the LOC139427073 gene encoding neuropeptide SIFamide codes for the protein MSQYTSTVLVIMIFIMYACNPIEAGGRKPPFNGSIFGKRFVRDMDVDSRGSDFRHPACDYVYDACNQWYTSGQDST